GGCAATTAAATTTTTATGATGAAATGCGGTGTTATTTAGCCAAGTACCAAATACAGTGCTGTAACTGGGTAGATTGGAAGCATTTAATGAAGCAGGTGCTACACCATGAAACTTGCACGGGTCGTTTTCTGCTGTTTCAAGCCCGTAACCTTTTTTGGTAATAATGTGTAAAAGTCTTGGTTTTGTTTGCTGTTTTAGGTTTTGTAGTGTTTGGATTAAGGTCGGTAAATCATGCCCATCAATAGGTCCAAAATAATCAAGCCCTAATTCCTCAAACAAAGTACTAGGTAGAACCATACCTTTAAGGTGCTCTTCTGAACGTTTGGCAAACTCATGGATTTTAGGCATTTTTTCTAAAAACCCTAATGACTTTGATTTCATGGTTGAATAAACCTTACCAGAGATAAGCTTGGTAAGGTATTTATTCATAGCACCTACATTTTTTGATATTGACATATCATTGTCATTTAGGATAATGAGTAGGTCTGCATCACTATCACCTGCATGGTTAAGTGCTTCAAATGACATGCCACCTGTGAGTGCGCCATCGCCAATTACAGCAATAGATTTACCATTACTATTATTAATGCCGTTACCAATAGCAATGCCTAAAGCGGCACTAATTGAGGTTGATGAATGTCCAGCACCAAAGCTATCGTGCTCGCTTTCACTACGTTTTGTAAAACCAGATAAGCCGCCTTTTTGGCGCAACGTATGCATTTTGTTAAGACGACCTGTGAGGATTTTATGAGTATAAGCTTGATGACCAACATCAAAGACAAAACTGTCATACGGTGTGTCAAACACATAATGCATGGCAATGGTCATCTCAATTGTGCCAAGGTTGGGGGCTAAGTGACCACCTGTTTTTTGAATGTTCTCAATTAAAAATGTACGCACTTCTTCAGCTAAAGACTGCAATTGTGCAATGTCAAGTTGTTTAATATCTGCAGGGGACGTTATTGAATTTAACATCAAATAAAGACTTAACTTAAAAAGACATTATTATACTGGTAATAATAAGGCTATTTTAAAACTACCAAGAAGGGCGGCGAATTTTTAGCGAAGGGTCTTTTTGAATGTTTTTGTTTTTAATTTTAATTTTTTCATCAAAATTTCTAGCGATAAAGCCAAGTTCTGGCTTGATGTCACGCATCGGAATCCACACTCGATAGCCACTACCTTTAGCAACGTCCAACACTTCGTTATGTTCAGTTATCATTGATTCAACAGTGGTATTAAAACAACCATCAGGCAAGATAACTTCAATAGAATCACCCACACTAAATTTATTTTTAGCTTCGATAAAAGCCTTGCCATCTTTATAATCTAGAATTTCCCCTACCACTTGTTGTTTGTGTGAGCGTGAATAATTATCAAAATAAGTTTGCAATTCTTCTGGCTGGTGTCTTTGATAAAAGCTATCGGTATACCCTCGATTGGCAAGATTTTCTAGCACGCCAAAGGCATCTTTATCAAACTCACGACCCGCAACAGCATCATCAATGGCTTGTCGATATACTTGCGCTGTGCGTGCAGCGTAGTAGTGTGATTTGGTTCTGCCTTCGATTTTGAGAGAATCAATCCCCATGGTTGCGAGTGTGTGTACGTGTTCAACGGCGCGCAAGTCTTTGGAATTCATGATATAAGTACCATGTTCATCCTCAAAAGCGGGCATTAATTCACCAGGGCGACCTTGCTCTTCAAGTAACACAACTTGATTTTTAGGGGTTTTAATTTCAACTGCTTTAATATCACCCTCAAGGGTTTCTTTAGCTTCTTTAACGTTATACTTCCAACGACAAGAATTGGTGCATGAGCCTTGGTTTGGATCGCGGTGATTAAAATAGCCTGACAATAAGCAACGACCAGAATAGGCAATACACAGCGCACCATGCACAAATACTTCTAGTTCAATATCTGGGCATTCTTGGCGAATTTCTTTAACTTCATCTAATGACAACTCACGCGAAAGAATAATGCGACTAATGCCCGTATTTTTCCAAAATTTCACCGTTGCGTAGTTAATTGCATTTGCCTGAACTGATAAGTGAATCACTTGGTTGGGAAATTTTTCTTTCACCATCATAATCAAACCAGGGTCTGCCATAATCAAAGCATCAGGATTAAGATTAACAATAGGCTCAATATCCTTCATGTAGGTTTTAATCTTGCTATTGTGGGGAATGATGTTTGAGGCAACAAAGAATTTTTTATTATTTGCACGTGCCTCAAGAATGCCTTGCTCTAAAGTTTTGGCATCAAATGAGTTATTACGCACTCTGAGGCTGTATCTTGGTTGTCCTGCATAGACGGCATCTGCACCATAAGCATAAGCATAGCGCATATGTTTAAGGCTACCAGCAGGGGAAAGTAGTTCTGGTCTATTCATGTTTGTGTATTTTATCATCAGCAGTTTATTAAATACCCTTATGTATAATAAGGCGCGATATGTTTACAAAAAAAGACATTCTAAGATTAAAGCAAGATTTAACCATTCAAACAAATCTACTTGGGGTTAATTTAACCCTAAAAACGCGCTGGGGTGTATTTAGCCCTCGCTCTATTGATGATGGTACTGAGTTATTCATGAAGCATTTAAAAATTGCCAATGATGACAAGTGCCTTGATTTAGGCTGTGGTTATGGCCCTATTGGTTTGGCAGTTGCTAAGTCTTGCCCACAAGCAGAAGTACACATGGTGGATAAAGATTTTGTTGCCGTAGAATTGTCAAACATCAATGCTAAACTTAACCATATTGACAATGCTCAGGCTTATTTGTCAGATGCGTTTTTAAGTGTTAACAAAACAAATTATTTTGATCAAATATTATCGAATGTACCTGCAAAAGTAGGCAGAGAGCAACTCAGTATTATTTTGTATGATGCTTATGATGCATTAAAACCAGGTGGTAAAGTAATATTTGTAACCATTAACGGTTTGAGACATTTTATTAAAGACAATTTTAAATCCGTATTTGGTAATTATAAAAAACTCAAACAAGGGCAAAAATACACCATTTCTCAAGCGATTAAATAGAAAATATTTGTAAAATAATAATATATGAGTAAAATACTCAGCAATTAAACATTAAATAGGAGTAATACAATGGACGTAATGGATAGAATTCAACAGCAAGTAGATAGTACAGCAGTTGTACTTTATATGAAAGGTACACCGCAATTCCCACAGTGTGGTTTTTCTGCTACAGCAGCGAAAACGCTTGCCTCAACAGGTGTTGAGTTTGCCTATGTTAATATTTTTGAAGACCAAGAAGTGTTTCAAAACTTACCTGCATTTGCAGATTGGCCAACATTCCCTCAAATTTATTTCAACTCAGAATTAGTGGGCGGTGGTGATATTATTGTTGAAATGGCTGAAATGGGTACTTTAAAAGGCGAAATGGAGAAAGCTAGCGAAAAGTTTGACGCCAAATAAGGTTTCTAGCGTATTAATACAATCACTATACAATTGATACAAATAGTATCCATTTGTTCTTAAAGTGGTGGAAACTTTATTTTCACTACTTTGATCATCACAACAATCAACCCCCTACCCTCCACCTCACATCTACCATTGTATCTGTATAATTCTTGCCAAGAATAACATTAACACCTAACCAATAAACACCCTTAACCAAACTAAATGAAAGACTCCCTAAAGCACTTACCTAATAACAAAGTAAATCCACTTAAGGCGAATTCTCCAAGTTATTCGTGAGGAGTTTGACTCGGTTGTGGGTACGGCTTCGGGCAAAAGGAAAACGGGTAAGTTGATTAAGGTTATTCTGTTTGGTTCGCATGCTACGGGTAAGTGGGTGAATAAACCAGAGATTGGTTATATCAGTGATTATGATATTTTGGTGATTGTTAATCAATATGACTTAGTGGCAAAGCTTGATTTGTGGAATACGATTGAGGATAGAGTAAGAGTCTTTTTGACACCACCTTTTAAACCAGAATGTAACTTGACTGTACATACGCTAGATGAGGTTAATAATTCGCTTAAAGAAGGATAATACTTCTTTACTGATACAAAGGGATCAGGGAGTTGTGTTGTATGAGTTTAATAGGAAAGAATTGGCTGTACCGGGGTACTTAACCCAAAAAGCATGCAAGAAAATGGCAATAATAGACTATGAAGAGTGGTTTGGTGGCGCTAATGAACTCTTAATTAGTTATAAGGCAAATTTTAAGAGAGGAAGTTACAAACTATCTGCGTTTGAACTCCACCAAGCTACTGAATACTATTACTATTACTCTTGCTTGTCTTTGGTGCTAACTCAATACAAATCATAATTTACAACAACTTGGCTCAATGGCAGTCCATCAAGATGAAGCATTAATGGCTGTCTTCCCACAAGACAGTAAGTTTATAAACACCGTTGTTTTTAACTACTCAAAGAAGCCTATGTTAAAGCACGCTATTCTAGGCATTATAAAATCACCGAAGAAGAGTTAAACTATTTAAGTGAGAGAGTCGTTCACTTGCAAACTCTAACCAAGCGGCTTTGTGAGGAAAAGATTAAGTCGTTTGGTTAAAAAAATAAGATTGAATGTATTTTTACAATCTTCTTAATTGATAGCCTTGTTCTTTGAGCTAATTCTTGGCTTGATGATAGTTAGACAAAATAGATTCAACCAATTGCCAAAATTCACTTTGATGGTGCTTGTGTTTGATATGGGCAAGTTCATGCACAATGACATAATCAATCACACTCATTGGCGCCATGATGAGTAGATAATTTAAGTTAATGTTATTAATATGACTACAACAAGAGAGTCTCATCGAGTTTTTTGCGCTTTTAGATATGCTTTGTTGTAATTTAACTGGCGCAAGTTGGCGTAATAATCAAGTCTAGGCAGGACAATGTTTTTAAATGAATTTTTATACCACGTGTGAAAATGCGTTTTACCATCGTCACTTAGATAAAAATACGTACCATACAAAATGTATTTGTGGTTTTTGCATGTGTATGAGTTTGAACGGATAAGTGTTGCCTAAATACAAAAACTTCTCATCCTCATGCATTTTTCGTTTGGTATTTTTAATCAGTGCTTGTTTTTTTTCAATCCAATATTGCTTTTCATGAATAAAACTTTCAATTTTTTTGACACTTAGCCTGTTTGGTGCGTGTACCAACAGTTCTGCATTGTCAGAAATTTGTAAGCTTAGCGTTTTTCGCTTAGAACGAATGAGTTGATACTTCATGAGTTGAGCCATTTATTAATACCAGTATAGAGTGTTATTTTAATTTGTATATAAATGGGTAATGAGGTTTGATTTGACTTTAAAATAGAACGCATAAATCTTTTTAACTAAAAGATAGTGGAGTAAAACCATGGGCAACAAATAATAAAAAGATAGATAATACCAATATACAAAATTCTGAACCAATGAAACCAGAACATGAAATATATGTTGATGGTGCAATGAGTATTAGTTTGCGTTCTGGTGTAGCTAAGATTGATTTCTATCAAGCACTTGGCATGATTGATGGCAATGAAGGGCAAGAGCAAAAAGAGATACGCAAAGTATCCCAACGCTTTGTAATGCCAGTTGCTGGTTTGTTTGAGTTAAATGGCATTCTTGAAAAAGTACTTAAAGCAATTAAAGACAGCGATACAAGCTAAAAACCAAGTACTAATTAATCACAATTTTCTTAAATAATTGCCAGAGTTTGTATTAATCAACCCAAGTTCTAGCATTTTCAAACATTCTCATCCACGGGCTACGCTCATGCCAGTTTTTTGGATGGTGTGAGTTTTGTACTGCTCTGAATACCCTTTCTGGATGTGGCATCATGATGGTGACTTGTCCAGATTCACTGGTAACGCCTGCTGTGGCAAAATCTGAGCCATTTGGATTGTGTGGATAGTTTTGTGTTGGTTTGCCGTCATGGTCAACATATTGCATGATTAAGTGGTTTTTATCTATTTGAGGTGCAAAGCTTGCACGACCTTCGCCATGAGCAATGGCAATTGGCATGATTGAGCCTGCCATGTTTTTTAAGAAAATTGAGTTTGATTGTTTGATTTGAACTGAGGAAAAACGCGCTTCAAACTGCTCAGAAGTGTTGTGCTTAAAAGTTGGGAAATGCTTACTACCAGGGATAATGTCTGTTAAATTGGACATCATTTGGCAGCCATTACATACGCCAAGTGCAAAGCTGTCATTACGATTGAAAAAAGCCTCAAATTCGTCTTTAGCACGTGCGTTATAAAGAATAGAACTTGCCCAACCTCTACCAGCACCAAGCACATCACCATAGGAAAAACCACCACAAGCCACCAAGCCTTTAAAGTCAGTCAAAGATACTTTGCCAGATAAAACATCACTCATGTGTACGTCAATGGCATCAAATTTAGCTTTGGTGAATGCAGCGCCCATTTCTATTTGCCCATTAATGCCCTGTTCTCTTAGAATGGCAATTTTTGGTTTGGTTGAGGTTTTGATATAAGGTGCTGATATAGATTGATTTATATCGAAACTTAAATCAATTTTGATGCCTGATGTATTGTCACTAATGTTATTAAACTCTTCTTTAGCGCAATCTGGATTGTCTCTTAACTTGGCGATTTCAAATGAGGTGGTTGACCATAAGGATTGTAGTTCAGCCCTTGATTTGGCGTAAATAATTTTATTATTTGAAATGATTTCAATCGTATCAGTGTGATTAATCGAGGCAATTTTTCGTGTGCAGCTTGACAATCCAAAATGGTTTAAAGCATCAATAACGGCTTGTTTATTTTGTGCTTTAACTTGAATAACACAACCCAACTCTTCATTAAATAAATCTTCAATGTCACCACTAGAAGCAATGTTCAAACCGCAATGTGAGGCAAATGCCATTTCTATTAAAGTGGTGATAACACCGCCATCACTTCTGTCATGATAAGCGCTGATTAAGCCATCTTTATTAAGCTGATTAATGGCTGTAAAGAAGTTTTTAAACACAGAGGCATCATCAAGATTGGGTGCATTTTTACCGACTTGGCTATAAACTTGTGCCAAACAAGAGCCGCCCATCCTATTTTTTCCAAAGCCAAGATCAATCAACAACAACTCGCTATCTTGGTCAGTTTCAAGTAGTGGTGTAAGTTGCAAGCGAACGTCAGGGGTTTTAGAAAAAGCAGTAATAATGAGGGAAAGTGGGGCGGTGACTGATTTATTCTCACCTTGTTCTTGCCATGAGGTCTTCATACTCATTGAGTCTTTACCTACAGGTACTGTCAAGCCTAGCGCTGGGCACAAATCCATGCCCACAGCTTTAACGGCTGAGAATAATTTTGCATCTTCGTTTTTATGCCCACTAGCACTCATCCAGTTGGCACTTAAACTAATGTGGTGAATGTCTTCTACAAAGCTACCTAGCATATTGGTCAACGCCTCGCCAATTGTCATTCTGGCTGCAGATTCAGCATTACACAATGCCAAAGGTGTTTTTTCACCCAAAGACATAATTTCGCCTTGATAACCTGTGTAATCTGCTAATGATACGGCACAATCTGCAACAGGCACTTGCCATGGCCCTACAAATTGGTCGCGTGCGACCAGGCCAGTGACACTTCTATCACCAATGGTAATTAAGAAATTTTTACTGGCAATGGTTGGGAGTTGTAATAATCTAGAAATAGCGCCATCAATAGTAATATTACTAGTATCCAGCGCATTAAGATGATCACTTGTTGAGTGTGCATTAATACTGG
This Abyssogena phaseoliformis symbiont OG214 DNA region includes the following protein-coding sequences:
- the dxs gene encoding 1-deoxy-D-xylulose-5-phosphate synthase: MLNSITSPADIKQLDIAQLQSLAEEVRTFLIENIQKTGGHLAPNLGTIEMTIAMHYVFDTPYDSFVFDVGHQAYTHKILTGRLNKMHTLRQKGGLSGFTKRSESEHDSFGAGHSSTSISAALGIAIGNGINNSNGKSIAVIGDGALTGGMSFEALNHAGDSDADLLIILNDNDMSISKNVGAMNKYLTKLISGKVYSTMKSKSLGFLEKMPKIHEFAKRSEEHLKGMVLPSTLFEELGLDYFGPIDGHDLPTLIQTLQNLKQQTKPRLLHIITKKGYGLETAENDPCKFHGVAPASLNASNLPSYSTVFGTWLNNTAFHHKNLIAITPAMCTGSGMSEFEKNYPKQYFDVGIAEQHAITFAGGLATQGLKPIVAIYSTFLQRGYDQLIHDIALQNLGVIFAIDRAGLVGSDGATHAGSFDLSFLRCIPNLTIMAPSNAMQMYQMFNTAFETNSTICIRYPRGTSDIQNYITDEKISLGKAKIILEGFNVAIFAFGVMVKSALAAGKKLGATVVDMRFVKPLDEALIIKLASSHVKLISIEDNAITSGAGSAISELLHQKNINTPLSILGLPDKFSEQGEQQELYDLYGLNETGIINAARS
- the yegQ gene encoding tRNA 5-hydroxyuridine modification protein YegQ, whose product is MNRPELLSPAGSLKHMRYAYAYGADAVYAGQPRYSLRVRNNSFDAKTLEQGILEARANNKKFFVASNIIPHNSKIKTYMKDIEPIVNLNPDALIMADPGLIMMVKEKFPNQVIHLSVQANAINYATVKFWKNTGISRIILSRELSLDEVKEIRQECPDIELEVFVHGALCIAYSGRCLLSGYFNHRDPNQGSCTNSCRWKYNVKEAKETLEGDIKAVEIKTPKNQVVLLEEQGRPGELMPAFEDEHGTYIMNSKDLRAVEHVHTLATMGIDSLKIEGRTKSHYYAARTAQVYRQAIDDAVAGREFDKDAFGVLENLANRGYTDSFYQRHQPEELQTYFDNYSRSHKQQVVGEILDYKDGKAFIEAKNKFSVGDSIEVILPDGCFNTTVESMITEHNEVLDVAKGSGYRVWIPMRDIKPELGFIARNFDEKIKIKNKNIQKDPSLKIRRPSW
- a CDS encoding class I SAM-dependent methyltransferase, with translation MFTKKDILRLKQDLTIQTNLLGVNLTLKTRWGVFSPRSIDDGTELFMKHLKIANDDKCLDLGCGYGPIGLAVAKSCPQAEVHMVDKDFVAVELSNINAKLNHIDNAQAYLSDAFLSVNKTNYFDQILSNVPAKVGREQLSIILYDAYDALKPGGKVIFVTINGLRHFIKDNFKSVFGNYKKLKQGQKYTISQAIK
- the grxD gene encoding Grx4 family monothiol glutaredoxin, giving the protein MDVMDRIQQQVDSTAVVLYMKGTPQFPQCGFSATAAKTLASTGVEFAYVNIFEDQEVFQNLPAFADWPTFPQIYFNSELVGGGDIIVEMAEMGTLKGEMEKASEKFDAK
- a CDS encoding nucleotidyltransferase domain-containing protein, with the translated sequence MIKVILFGSHATGKWVNKPEIGYISDYDILVIVNQYDLVAKLDLWNTIEDRVRVFLTPPFKPECNLTVHTLDEVNNSLKEG
- a CDS encoding HEPN domain-containing protein; amino-acid sequence: MRLIIRLKKDNTSLLIQRDQGVVLYEFNRKELAVPGYLTQKACKKMAIIDYEEWFGGANELLISYKANFKRGSYKLSAFELHQATEYYYYYSCLSLVLTQYKS
- a CDS encoding M48 family metallopeptidase, coding for MRLSCCSHINNINLNYLLIMAPMSVIDYVIVHELAHIKHKHHQSEFWQLVESILSNYHQAKN
- a CDS encoding YgjP-like metallopeptidase domain-containing protein; its protein translation is MAQLMKYQLIRSKRKTLSLQISDNAELLVHAPNRLSVKKIESFIHEKQYWIEKKQALIKNTKRKMHEDEKFLYLGNTYPFKLIHMQKPQIHFVWYVFLSK
- the purL gene encoding phosphoribosylformylglycinamidine synthase, whose protein sequence is MHIYRGISALEAFKTKDLQLKISKIQPALKLLGAEFIHFVDLHNTLDNEQVNHLNKLLSYTNNLVVNNAKSTIIVTPRLGTISPWSSKATDIVYLCDIDKIKRIERGIVYHFDGEITNKPQVLSCIMDKMTESELGSVDDTHLIFDNFEPQPLTNVDILAEGKPALERTNAELGLALSSGEIDYLMASFTELKRNPTDIELMMFAQANSEHCRHKIFNADWTIDGEHQAKSLFSMIRNTYHQHPEGLLSVYSDNSAVMAGYQGERFYADTKGKYTTSKEHRAILMKVETHNHPTAIAPHPGAATGSGGEIRDEGATGQGSKPKVGLCGFSVSNLNINNAQQPWEVDYGKPNQIKSALDIMLEGPIGVASFNNEFGRPNTLGYFRTFEQKMPNGDVRGYHKPIMLAGGLGHIQEQHIKKGDIPVGSKVIVLGGSAMLIGLGGGAASSIKSGEQSEDLDFASVQRANPEMQRRAQEVIDSCTNMGKDNPIVSIHDIGAGGLSNGLPELVNDSGRGGQFQLRAIPNDDLKMSPLEIWCNESQERYVLAVEEKNLKIFTDICTRERAPFAVLGESTKEQVLILNDELFNNNPINMPMSILLGNPPKTSINAHSTSDHLNALDTSNITIDGAISRLLQLPTIASKNFLITIGDRSVTGLVARDQFVGPWQVPVADCAVSLADYTGYQGEIMSLGEKTPLALCNAESAARMTIGEALTNMLGSFVEDIHHISLSANWMSASGHKNEDAKLFSAVKAVGMDLCPALGLTVPVGKDSMSMKTSWQEQGENKSVTAPLSLIITAFSKTPDVRLQLTPLLETDQDSELLLIDLGFGKNRMGGSCLAQVYSQVGKNAPNLDDASVFKNFFTAINQLNKDGLISAYHDRSDGGVITTLIEMAFASHCGLNIASSGDIEDLFNEELGCVIQVKAQNKQAVIDALNHFGLSSCTRKIASINHTDTIEIISNNKIIYAKSRAELQSLWSTTSFEIAKLRDNPDCAKEEFNNISDNTSGIKIDLSFDINQSISAPYIKTSTKPKIAILREQGINGQIEMGAAFTKAKFDAIDVHMSDVLSGKVSLTDFKGLVACGGFSYGDVLGAGRGWASSILYNARAKDEFEAFFNRNDSFALGVCNGCQMMSNLTDIIPGSKHFPTFKHNTSEQFEARFSSVQIKQSNSIFLKNMAGSIMPIAIAHGEGRASFAPQIDKNHLIMQYVDHDGKPTQNYPHNPNGSDFATAGVTSESGQVTIMMPHPERVFRAVQNSHHPKNWHERSPWMRMFENARTWVD